The window CTGAGatgttttcttcctgtttttgtgTCTCACCCTCACTCTGACCGCTGAAGAAAGAATTCAGCTCCGTCTCCCTTTGTTTGTGCTCTGCCAAGCCTACGTCAAATAAGTGCACACACAGCGCCACCATTTGGTCCTCAAATGTAAGTGCAACGTCAAGGAATTCAAGGACTTTCTTGGTCACCTTGTGAAACTGAAGTAATACACTTATGTGAAGTAGGAAACCGGGAAAACAAAGGATATGTTTGAAGCAGAGGAGCCACCCCTAGAACGCAATGTAGTCTCTGTGCCTCCGGATCATCTGTAAACATGCTGTCAAACAGACATGACCCGTTAAGGAACTCCACGAAGGCATCCTGTATCAGAGAAAAACTTAGTTAATACACAGTATATGTCAGCTTCAGAAACTGCCACAATCCACCTCAGCTTTATCATACTTTGTGTAATTTTAGCTCAGCTTCACAGCTTTGCTAAGCCATATAGACTtgttgtttctgcagctgttcatGCGTCATTTTGTCAAGGATGTCTCGGCATTTGGTGAACgcttttcctctctctgtacaTGCAAAAACATACACGGTTTAGTTATTGCACTCAGTATCAACATGGCACAACAAATACGGAGATAGACATGCTTTTAGATAAGAGTTTTTTTATGAAAATCCTGCTTTAACAGAAAGGAGAGTATATACGTTATGTGACTACGCTAATTTGCAGTTGGGTTTATGTTGCAATACAATATGATTTACACTTACAGTCTCTTTGTTAATCAACATGTCATCTAGGCACATCGAGTTGGGAAAATAGGCAACAATGAACAATATGTAATCGTCCTCCTTGGAGACAGGATTTCCCGTTATGTAGACTTTGAATAATTTCTTAAACCTCTTAAGGTAAAGGACCTTTGAAATAAATCAGATTTGGGTTGAGTTACCTTTTTGCAATAACATACTGTTATACAATACAAATGcaatattttacatttatttcatatAACAAAATGCTCTAACATTGTCCAACTGGCAGAGGAGGTTGTTTGCAATGAGGAAATGACTGAGGTTTTCGAGTGTATTCATATTCTCAATGAGAGGGATTTTGTTGTTGGACAGATCCAGCACATCCAGCACATCAAGCACATCAAGCTTGCCCAGAGACTCCAGACCCTCGATTTTCTCGATCCTGTTAAATGACAGAtccaaaacacacatacaaaaatgTCACTGTCATTACCCCGGACACTCTGTGGGCTcatctttttatattttgtccGTGTTTTTTCCCCAGTGCCCGCAACAAAATGTAAAATCAAAAAGTTATTCTTTCTAAGCCACTTCTGATTAACCAGACTGCCCAGGCCCTGGATCTCCTGTATGAGGTTGTTATTCAGATTAAGCTTGACCAGAGATGTGAATTCCGTTAGGAGGTCAATCTTCAGGATgtctataaagaaaaaaaaaacacctctcaCATAACTACACTCAATAATCATCCATGCACCAAATAGCAGCCGATTTAATTATTTCTTCTCACTTTTGTGTCCCAAGCGTAAATCAAGAGCTTCGTTAAAGTGGATTCTGTCCGCCTTGGGAATTTGCCGAATTTGTTCTTGAGTGACTTGCTTTATCACAGCCTCCCGCAGAATCTTCTCATTCATGTGGGTGGCCGGGCATTGAGTCCATGTTGCTTTCACTGGTTCTGGGGACACTCTGGGCAACAATTCAATCCCCGTTCAAAGATTATGCCAAactaagaaaaacagaaaagaacattTGAAGATGCTGCAAATTAACGATTAAGTGGCAGTAtccgcctgaatttatatagctgtatataaaaaaatgttttgtgtgtgttttagcctttaagtagatggtaaataatgttgagattattaatttcacttttgcacaaaaaataaatagaaattttggtatgttgcaaatttgcgacaacaggcatcctggtcaatttggagtcaacgGTTACTCCAGCTACGGtttgtatggaagtttttctgtgccatcagagtttgaatgcgaatttctaatatcgaatttttacagcatcaaaatcagaatttgaatttgaaaaaccaacagtggaaaaaaaaaaaaaaattcagtggaaaaaaattcaacttccaaaaattcagtggaaaaagaaccagactcaaaatccgggtaaacagggagaagcaatcgatccctgtcttaattcatcagatcagctcaatagatattgagtaatatctattactcaattttattaacacaaatggcaaataaagtaaactcactcaccgaagcaccatcacaagcgttggtggacatggctgatctgtccaatggagcataacttgattggctgccgttggattaattgagacagggatcgattgcttctccctgtttacccagattttcagtctggttctttttccactgatattttggaagttgaatttttttccactgaattttttttttccactgttggtttttcaaattcaaagtctgattttgatgctgtaaaaattcgatattagaaattcgtattcaaactctgatggcacagaaaaacgtCCATAGATTTGTAGCATAAATGCGACattaggcgttaaggggttaattcGGTAAGATAAATGTCAATTCAAGTTCATACTTACTATTGACAACAGGACATTTCAGGACAATCTAGTTATTgttgtaaaatatctgtaaaaggACGTAAAATAGTTCTTAAAAAGCGTTAGCTTCCCTCTGTTGGTCACTTACTGTTGCATAGCAACAGGTTGATTCTTAGCTGCGTTCAAAAACACTCAAGCTACTGTGTAAATATAAGCTTTCAATCCCACAGAATCCTATTTGTCGAGGTTGCCTCATGAAAATAATGAACATCTAAAATCACATTCTAGCAAGTTACAAACTCTAGGAATTCGCACACAGTTTACTCAGTTTTCTTTGAAATGTGAAGCGTTTTCTACATTCACCATGTATTTATGTATATTCAATTTCATATGCTCCAGATCATTGTTGACGTTGATTACATATGATTTAGCGCATTACTATTCATGTATTAACCGCTTGAACTCAAAAAAGTTATGTTTGAATGAAGTATTGTTATTGTACACGTTTGTTGAAGGCAGCTTTAGTTCTTAAATATGACTGTCATTGATTTCACCCAATCATATGGAAGGATCAATTTTGTTCCGTCCAATAGGATTAATCAATGGGCGGGGCTTAACGGCACTGCCTCTGGGCCTCAGCCTCTGTCATTTCGAAGCGGATCGTTTGTTGTCAAAATGGAGTTCTTGCTTGGAAATCCGTACAGCACTCCCGTGGGCCAATGTGTAGGTACGTCAAGCATTGAGATTATTAATAAGAGAAGTGCTGCTTCCTGCACTAGACAAAATCTTGAGAATTTTCAACGAGTGTGAACAGTTTGAATTGAGGAAAAAGCGAGCTAGTTGGCATTTTCCTTGCAAACGTCATCAGCTCGGAATGAGCTCTCAGCTAATGTTAGCCGGGTAACCTCCCTAACTTAGTCCGCTACAATCCCAAGTGCCTTATGCCAGATCGCACAACACATGTATTTGTGTTGCCAGTGTCATGCGgttttaaacaaattaaatcacTGGGCTTTTGATGGCAAGTGTAGTGACGTGGCTGTCGGAGCACTTGCGAGATTTATGATTTCCCTCAGTCCCTG is drawn from Odontesthes bonariensis isolate fOdoBon6 chromosome 21, fOdoBon6.hap1, whole genome shotgun sequence and contains these coding sequences:
- the drc3 gene encoding LOW QUALITY PROTEIN: dynein regulatory complex subunit 3 (The sequence of the model RefSeq protein was modified relative to this genomic sequence to represent the inferred CDS: deleted 3 bases in 2 codons); the protein is MNEKILREAVIKQVTQEQIRQIPKADRIHFNEALDLRLGHKNILKIDLLTEFTSLVKLNLNNNLIQEIQGLGSLVNQKWLRKNNFLILHFVAGTGEKTRTKYKKMSPQSVRGNDSDIFVCVFWICHLTGSRKSRVWSLWASLMCLMCWMCWICPTTKSLIENMNTLENLSHFLIANNLLCQLDNVLYLKRFKKLFKVYITGNPVSKEDDYILFIVAYFPNSMCLDDMLINKETQSCEAELKLHKDAFVEFLNGSCLFDSMFTDDPEAQRLHCVLGVAPLLQTFEDQMVALCVHLFDVGLAEHKQRETELNSFFSGQSEGETQKQEKTSQVLAMFDEQHQESTMELQQLSDPHAFEVKINQHNDEITQFYESLLALEFELDSKLEDNIKKLDPSISDIVANFSETAKGIYPFIVFAQSRDLEDNCYQKMQEIAIAFLERVAKENLEEDMPHDVLMLFTDKNAVMDTLATSHDSHLLRISDRENQLVTRVSNWKVSLTKEIQEKGFQQNRKRISDIKRYVDHLRRQLNGVL